One genomic region from Halococcus qingdaonensis encodes:
- a CDS encoding HPP family protein, with product MARYPLGGGVGTYLGFHLFILGLLSFVTGQPFLIPSLGPSLFLLGTLPDDEMNYPRRIIGGQFIGAVAGFVAFHLIVGGIDPAASPALSLEVFRQVVSSFVAALLSTFGMYLADVQHPPAYATTLIVSLGYLTSPRGVGVFLLAVLVMVGLHEILGKRGPIWSLPYQQDE from the coding sequence ATGGCTCGGTATCCGCTCGGCGGCGGGGTCGGCACCTATCTCGGCTTTCATCTCTTCATCCTCGGGCTCCTGTCGTTCGTCACCGGACAGCCGTTTCTGATCCCGAGTCTCGGGCCGTCGCTGTTCCTCCTCGGAACGCTGCCCGACGACGAGATGAACTATCCACGGCGGATCATCGGCGGCCAGTTCATCGGCGCGGTGGCCGGCTTCGTCGCCTTTCATCTGATCGTCGGCGGCATCGATCCGGCGGCGAGTCCGGCGCTCTCGCTCGAAGTGTTCAGACAGGTCGTGTCGAGTTTCGTCGCCGCCCTTCTCTCGACGTTCGGCATGTATCTCGCCGATGTCCAACATCCGCCGGCGTACGCGACGACGCTCATCGTCTCGCTTGGCTATCTCACCTCTCCGCGGGGCGTCGGCGTGTTCCTGCTGGCGGTGTTGGTGATGGTCGGATTACACGAAATCCTCGGCAAACGCGGGCCGATCTGGAGTCTCCCTTACCAGCAGGACGAGTGA
- a CDS encoding TIGR00341 family protein, with protein MLDTLDDADADYVIADEAAGNDASIVYFPTPAGAVEEMLDRLSEAGLADDAFTIVTDVETATTPHFDELEGRYTQGPEDEIGLSHAELRTKAQELTPETTMFVVFAALSAILATAGLLLNSAIVIVGAMVVAPFAGSSLSTSVGLVSDDGQSTAKSLRSQFLGLVVATISATVAAAVFRWGHLVPSTLAVGRITQVGSFTTPTLLTLTIAVVAGAAGALALSTDLPVTIAGVAVAAAVVPAAAAVGIGVVWVEPVLALGALALLLVNVVFINLSALVALLGFGYRPSEISSLREWLSFSPRQIVSVLVAIGLAVLVVAMLVSTYQYFLFDQAVNRNVDEVLDNPDYSNLELASASAEFGAAGLFGEEGSVTVVAARTTGEPYPRLSERLRRHIAAETNRDVSVEVRFVEYQRAGSG; from the coding sequence GTGCTCGATACGCTCGATGACGCGGACGCCGATTACGTCATCGCCGACGAGGCGGCGGGAAACGACGCCTCCATCGTCTACTTCCCCACGCCTGCAGGCGCGGTCGAGGAGATGCTCGACCGACTCTCGGAGGCGGGTCTTGCCGACGACGCGTTCACGATCGTCACCGACGTCGAGACCGCCACGACGCCACATTTCGACGAGCTGGAGGGCCGCTACACGCAGGGTCCCGAAGACGAGATCGGGCTGTCGCACGCCGAACTCCGGACGAAGGCACAGGAGCTCACGCCCGAGACGACGATGTTCGTGGTCTTCGCCGCGCTGAGTGCGATTCTCGCCACTGCCGGCCTCCTGCTCAACTCGGCCATCGTCATCGTCGGCGCGATGGTGGTCGCGCCGTTCGCTGGCTCCTCGCTGTCGACGAGCGTCGGGTTGGTAAGCGACGACGGACAGTCGACGGCCAAGAGCCTTCGATCGCAGTTCCTCGGACTCGTCGTCGCCACCATCAGCGCCACCGTCGCGGCCGCCGTCTTTCGATGGGGTCATCTCGTGCCGTCGACGCTCGCCGTCGGGCGGATCACACAGGTCGGATCGTTCACGACGCCGACGCTGCTGACGCTCACCATCGCCGTCGTCGCCGGGGCTGCGGGTGCGCTCGCGCTCTCGACCGATCTCCCGGTGACGATCGCCGGCGTCGCGGTCGCCGCGGCGGTCGTTCCGGCCGCTGCTGCGGTGGGGATCGGCGTCGTCTGGGTCGAACCGGTGCTGGCGCTCGGTGCGCTCGCGTTGCTGCTGGTCAACGTCGTGTTCATCAATCTCTCGGCGCTCGTCGCCCTCCTCGGCTTCGGCTACCGGCCATCCGAGATCAGCAGCCTGCGGGAGTGGCTCTCGTTCTCGCCACGACAGATCGTTTCGGTGCTGGTGGCCATCGGCCTCGCCGTCCTCGTCGTTGCAATGCTGGTTAGTACCTATCAGTATTTCCTGTTCGATCAGGCGGTCAACCGGAACGTCGACGAGGTACTCGATAACCCCGACTACTCGAACCTCGAACTCGCGTCCGCCTCGGCCGAGTTCGGTGCTGCAGGTCTGTTCGGAGAAGAGGGCTCCGTCACCGTCGTCGCCGCACGCACTACTGGCGAGCCTTATCCTCGACTCTCCGAGCGACTCAGACGGCATATCGCGGCCGAGACGAACAGAGACGTCTCCGTCGAGGTTCGGTTCGTCGAATACCAGCGGGCCGGATCGGGGTAG
- a CDS encoding sterol desaturase yields MQRRSWAVGGCLGLAIGCATYGWLVADGALAATLAGVYTVATGLTLEHRSVVPLGSERAAGYDPWSGAWAVVVSLAALCGVGFWLPLAPGLRLALQLLVLGVGLAALQFGIGLVRSLPADERPEGKQVGAD; encoded by the coding sequence ATGCAGCGGCGCTCGTGGGCCGTCGGTGGCTGTCTCGGTCTCGCGATCGGCTGTGCGACCTACGGCTGGCTCGTCGCCGATGGAGCGCTGGCGGCGACGCTCGCCGGAGTCTATACCGTCGCAACCGGACTCACGCTCGAACACCGCTCGGTCGTCCCGCTGGGGAGCGAACGGGCGGCGGGCTACGATCCGTGGAGCGGCGCGTGGGCGGTCGTCGTCTCGCTCGCGGCGCTGTGCGGCGTGGGGTTCTGGCTCCCGCTCGCGCCGGGGCTCCGGCTCGCTCTCCAGTTACTCGTGCTGGGCGTTGGGCTGGCCGCCCTCCAGTTCGGGATCGGGCTGGTCCGTTCGCTTCCCGCGGACGAACGACCCGAGGGCAAACAGGTGGGGGCGGACTGA
- a CDS encoding heme-binding protein, producing the protein MSRREPPQTEEGWYVLHDFRTIDWDGWRAAPERERDRAIEEGVDYLRDHEALTDADAGGSAVFSVLGHDADLMLLHLRPSIADLDTAERRFEQTAFAGFTEQTDSYLSVTEVSGYMSQEYFEGEEVEDTGMANYIESRLEPDIPDSEYVSFYPMDKRRGPENNWYDLPFDERADLMSGHGDIGRDYAGKVTQIITGSVGLDDYEWGVTLFADDPAQIKKLLYEMRFDPSSSRFGEFGRFRFGRRFPPEDLGAVLAGEPVPTGDDHHAGADTSHGEGSPHGDHGDETSEDESETVRDVLDEEGIYAGQPHGEDVHAMVLYSEADPDELADDVSGLRGNFEHYDTHVKTAVYGNNEARSASDASSAERSSANRSSGQSPREDGETASTDGGESAVVSIWDTASAAETAGGFLSDLPGIVARGRGDGDDGFGTMGMFYTTKPDQREAFVERFDTVTDLLAEMDGHDETDLLVNRENENDMFIASRWRSREDAMAFFRSDEFRETVSFGREVLADRPRHVFLA; encoded by the coding sequence ATGAGTCGACGAGAGCCACCGCAGACGGAGGAAGGCTGGTACGTGCTCCACGACTTTCGGACTATCGACTGGGACGGCTGGCGGGCGGCCCCCGAGCGCGAGCGCGACCGCGCCATCGAGGAGGGTGTCGACTATCTCCGCGATCACGAGGCACTCACGGACGCCGATGCCGGTGGATCGGCCGTCTTCAGCGTTCTCGGCCATGATGCCGACCTCATGCTCCTCCACCTCCGACCGTCGATCGCAGACCTCGACACCGCCGAGCGCCGGTTCGAACAGACGGCCTTCGCCGGGTTCACCGAGCAGACCGATTCGTATCTCTCCGTGACCGAGGTGTCGGGCTACATGTCACAGGAATACTTCGAGGGCGAGGAAGTCGAAGACACGGGGATGGCCAACTACATCGAATCCCGGCTCGAGCCAGACATCCCCGACAGCGAGTACGTCTCCTTCTATCCGATGGACAAGCGCCGCGGGCCCGAGAACAACTGGTACGACCTCCCCTTCGACGAGCGCGCCGACCTGATGAGCGGCCACGGCGACATCGGGCGCGACTACGCGGGCAAGGTCACGCAGATCATCACCGGCAGCGTCGGCCTCGACGACTACGAGTGGGGCGTGACGCTGTTCGCCGACGACCCCGCACAGATCAAGAAACTGCTTTACGAGATGCGCTTCGACCCGTCGAGTTCGCGCTTCGGCGAGTTCGGTCGGTTCCGGTTCGGTCGCCGGTTCCCGCCCGAAGACCTCGGCGCGGTGCTTGCCGGCGAACCGGTCCCGACCGGCGACGATCATCACGCCGGCGCGGACACGAGCCACGGCGAGGGAAGTCCACACGGCGATCACGGGGACGAAACGAGTGAGGACGAGAGCGAGACGGTCCGCGACGTGCTCGACGAAGAAGGGATCTATGCCGGCCAGCCCCACGGCGAGGACGTCCACGCGATGGTGCTCTACTCCGAGGCCGATCCCGACGAACTCGCCGACGACGTCTCCGGACTGCGCGGCAACTTCGAGCACTACGATACACACGTGAAGACCGCCGTTTACGGCAATAACGAGGCGCGAAGCGCCTCGGATGCGAGTAGCGCGGAGCGAAGCTCCGCGAACCGTTCGAGCGGGCAAAGCCCGCGAGAAGACGGTGAAACCGCGAGCACCGACGGTGGAGAGTCGGCAGTCGTCAGCATCTGGGACACCGCGAGCGCGGCCGAGACGGCCGGCGGCTTCCTCTCCGATCTCCCGGGGATCGTCGCGCGTGGGCGCGGCGACGGCGACGACGGGTTCGGCACGATGGGGATGTTCTACACGACCAAACCCGACCAGCGCGAGGCGTTCGTCGAGCGGTTCGATACCGTCACCGATCTGCTCGCGGAGATGGACGGCCACGACGAGACCGACCTGCTCGTCAACCGCGAGAACGAGAACGACATGTTCATCGCCAGCCGGTGGCGCTCGCGCGAGGACGCGATGGCCTTCTTCCGCAGTGACGAGTTCCGCGAGACGGTCTCTTTCGGCCGCGAAGTGCTCGCCGATCGGCCCCGGCACGTGTTCCTCGCCTGA
- a CDS encoding formate/nitrite transporter family protein, whose translation MSGDVTEDDTTDEESSPEPTLAARQILGRELENALKQIRRPASGLFVSAIAAGLNVSFGALLMGMALTFSGGFDSSFVTRFVLANVSTVGFVIVIIGQTELFTAHTTLGVLPVMDRRASIAELGKLWGVVLVGNLIGCAVFAGFIAVAGPPLGIVTPAAAGSLADALLPLPWWAILLSGVIAGWLMGLATWLVAAGRDTIGQVVLIWMITGVIGFGPFHHALLGTTELLSAMFRGQGVSIAQFVHFLLWTTVGNAVGGTVFVALLNYGQAIKAGEPGDVDVDPESLGES comes from the coding sequence GTGTCGGGTGACGTGACCGAGGACGACACCACCGACGAGGAAAGCTCGCCCGAACCGACCCTCGCCGCCCGTCAGATTTTGGGTCGCGAGCTCGAAAACGCGCTCAAACAGATCCGTCGGCCAGCGAGCGGGCTGTTCGTCTCGGCGATCGCGGCGGGCCTCAACGTGAGCTTCGGGGCCCTGCTGATGGGGATGGCGCTGACGTTCTCCGGTGGGTTCGACTCGTCGTTCGTGACGCGGTTCGTCCTCGCGAACGTCTCGACGGTCGGGTTCGTCATCGTCATCATCGGTCAGACGGAGCTGTTCACCGCTCACACCACCCTCGGCGTACTGCCCGTCATGGATCGCCGCGCCTCGATCGCCGAACTGGGGAAACTATGGGGTGTGGTTCTCGTCGGCAACCTGATCGGCTGTGCGGTGTTCGCCGGCTTCATCGCCGTTGCCGGGCCGCCGCTCGGCATCGTCACGCCCGCGGCAGCCGGCTCGCTCGCTGACGCGTTGCTGCCGCTGCCGTGGTGGGCGATCCTTCTGAGCGGCGTCATCGCGGGCTGGCTCATGGGGTTGGCGACGTGGCTCGTTGCCGCCGGCCGCGACACCATCGGCCAGGTCGTGCTGATCTGGATGATCACCGGTGTCATCGGGTTCGGGCCGTTCCATCACGCACTTCTCGGCACGACGGAGTTGCTCTCGGCGATGTTCCGGGGACAGGGTGTTTCGATCGCCCAGTTCGTTCACTTCCTGCTCTGGACCACGGTCGGCAACGCCGTCGGCGGGACGGTGTTCGTCGCGCTGCTCAACTACGGCCAGGCGATCAAAGCCGGCGAACCCGGCGACGTCGACGTCGATCCCGAGAGCCTCGGCGAATCGTGA
- a CDS encoding universal stress protein, producing MYDEILVPTDGSEAVETAIEHAFDLADGYDATVHALYVVDDTHGGAGLMGVDAQDTVSELRTMGEEAVDTIATRGEDRGLTVETAVNEGLPHEGILDYADDNGIDLLVMSSRGRSGVSRFVFGSVTERVVRLSDRPVLVVSRAVTDG from the coding sequence ATGTACGACGAGATCCTCGTCCCGACCGACGGAAGCGAGGCGGTCGAGACGGCGATCGAGCACGCGTTCGATCTCGCCGACGGATACGACGCGACGGTCCACGCGCTGTACGTCGTCGACGACACGCATGGCGGGGCCGGGCTGATGGGCGTCGATGCTCAAGACACCGTTTCGGAGCTGCGAACGATGGGCGAGGAGGCGGTCGACACGATCGCAACGCGTGGCGAGGATCGTGGACTCACCGTCGAAACCGCGGTCAACGAGGGGCTTCCCCACGAAGGAATCCTCGACTACGCCGACGACAACGGGATCGATCTCCTCGTGATGAGTTCGCGCGGCCGGTCGGGGGTCAGCCGGTTCGTCTTCGGGAGCGTCACCGAACGGGTCGTGCGGCTGAGCGACCGGCCGGTCCTCGTCGTTTCGCGTGCCGTGACCGACGGATAA
- a CDS encoding RNA-guided endonuclease InsQ/TnpB family protein has translation MRRVNTFRVVPRSESDAECLRRLLDASASLWNETNYGRRQYLTDPDIDAPIWEADDHYGEYKGVVGSATAQQVVRKNDQAWRSFFKLKESGEANGLPGYWGNEDGGRELRTYIRSDQYTLRWASGNREQSILDVPVGKQLKEEYDIGYRERLRLDVHGDPKWDGEAGQLELYYDEMSDQFRAIQPVTIEDSRLDSPLADDSAALDVGANNLVACSTTTGTQLLYEGRDLFDRFRETTHDIAEYQSKLREGRYSSDRIQRLYRRRTRRRDHAQDALARDLMERLHSEGVSTVYVGALKGVLDKHWSVEVNAKTHNFWAFRAFINRLAYTAAEFGITVEVKPEANTTRECPECGEREDTVRSGDSFWCPCGYEGHADLDASAKFLAQQTNAEVGSMARPARLKWDDHRWSELPHSRPNEVRAYQQKISVGSTA, from the coding sequence ATGCGACGAGTCAATACGTTCCGGGTCGTTCCCCGCTCCGAATCGGACGCGGAGTGCCTTCGGCGGCTGTTGGACGCTTCCGCGTCCCTGTGGAACGAAACCAACTACGGGCGACGACAGTATCTCACCGACCCGGACATCGACGCACCGATTTGGGAAGCCGACGACCACTACGGCGAATACAAAGGTGTCGTCGGTTCGGCGACCGCCCAACAGGTAGTGCGAAAGAACGACCAAGCGTGGCGCTCGTTCTTCAAGCTCAAAGAGAGCGGGGAAGCGAACGGGCTTCCCGGCTACTGGGGCAACGAGGATGGTGGACGGGAGTTGCGAACGTATATTCGGAGTGACCAGTACACGCTCCGATGGGCGTCGGGCAACCGCGAACAGTCCATCCTCGATGTCCCTGTCGGGAAGCAACTGAAAGAGGAGTACGACATCGGCTACCGCGAACGTCTCCGTCTCGACGTTCACGGCGACCCAAAGTGGGACGGCGAAGCCGGGCAGCTCGAACTGTACTACGACGAGATGAGCGACCAATTCAGAGCAATTCAACCAGTCACAATCGAAGATTCTCGACTGGATTCACCACTGGCGGACGACTCCGCCGCTCTGGATGTGGGCGCAAACAATCTCGTTGCGTGCAGTACGACCACCGGAACACAACTGCTGTACGAGGGACGCGACCTGTTCGACCGCTTCCGCGAGACGACCCACGACATCGCCGAGTACCAATCGAAGCTCCGCGAAGGGCGGTATTCGAGCGACAGGATACAGCGGTTGTACCGGCGGCGGACTCGACGGCGCGACCACGCACAGGACGCTCTCGCACGCGACCTGATGGAGCGCCTACACTCCGAAGGCGTTTCGACGGTGTACGTCGGCGCTCTCAAGGGCGTTCTCGACAAGCACTGGTCGGTCGAAGTGAACGCAAAGACGCACAACTTCTGGGCGTTCCGGGCGTTCATCAACCGGCTCGCGTACACTGCCGCCGAGTTCGGTATCACAGTCGAAGTGAAACCGGAAGCGAACACCACGCGGGAATGTCCCGAGTGTGGCGAACGGGAGGACACCGTTCGGTCAGGCGATTCGTTTTGGTGTCCGTGCGGCTACGAGGGACACGCCGATTTGGACGCTTCGGCGAAGTTCCTCGCACAACAGACGAACGCCGAAGTTGGGTCGATGGCACGGCCTGCACGCCTCAAGTGGGACGACCACCGATGGTCAGAGCTACCACACTCTCGTCCCAATGAGGTTCGTGCGTACCAGCAAAAGATTTCCGTAGGTTCGACGGCGTAG
- a CDS encoding A24 family peptidase — translation MNALPDLLRLLSLPLFGWAAVRDVRTRRVPNRTWLPLLVLGAVLLAWDVANVLRGAVSVDPGMVALRLAISLGVVAPLGVLFWRVGAFGGADAKALATLCLLFPFTPLYRPFDSLVVPFGETSGVFSLTVLTNAALVGGAVPFVLFARNALAGRVGLVGFLGRPVRWRELPETHGRLLARANGLEAGLDLDALRMYLRWRETTVETLRASPNRSRDPASLPAERPTPGDGAVEPLTDGGERADPWGAAAFLDAVEGSAYGTTPAHLRAALDALVRRERLWVTPAIPFLVPLFVGLCLALVYGDLLYAVLGVFGLF, via the coding sequence GTGAACGCGCTCCCGGATCTGCTGCGCCTGCTCTCGCTCCCGCTGTTCGGCTGGGCAGCCGTCCGTGACGTTCGGACCCGACGCGTCCCCAATCGGACGTGGCTGCCGCTGCTCGTACTCGGGGCGGTGCTGCTGGCGTGGGACGTTGCGAACGTTCTCCGTGGCGCGGTGTCGGTCGATCCCGGAATGGTCGCACTCCGACTCGCCATCAGTCTCGGCGTCGTCGCCCCGCTCGGCGTGCTCTTCTGGCGGGTCGGTGCGTTCGGCGGTGCCGACGCGAAGGCGCTCGCGACGCTCTGTCTGCTCTTTCCGTTCACACCGCTCTATCGACCGTTCGATTCGCTAGTGGTGCCGTTCGGCGAAACCAGCGGCGTCTTCTCACTGACGGTGTTGACGAACGCAGCGCTCGTCGGAGGAGCGGTGCCGTTCGTCCTGTTCGCCCGCAATGCACTCGCCGGACGCGTGGGTCTGGTCGGATTTCTCGGCCGTCCCGTCCGCTGGCGCGAGTTGCCGGAAACGCACGGACGACTCCTCGCGCGCGCGAACGGGCTTGAAGCGGGACTCGATCTCGACGCGCTGCGGATGTATCTCCGCTGGCGCGAGACGACGGTCGAAACGCTCCGGGCGAGCCCCAATCGCTCGCGCGACCCGGCGAGCCTCCCGGCGGAGCGACCCACGCCGGGTGACGGGGCCGTCGAACCGCTCACGGACGGCGGCGAGCGCGCCGATCCGTGGGGCGCGGCGGCGTTTCTCGATGCCGTCGAGGGCAGTGCGTACGGAACGACGCCGGCGCACCTGCGGGCCGCACTCGACGCGCTCGTGCGCCGCGAACGTCTCTGGGTGACGCCCGCCATCCCGTTTCTCGTCCCGCTGTTCGTCGGGCTCTGTCTCGCACTCGTCTACGGTGACCTGCTGTACGCGGTGCTGGGCGTGTTCGGACTGTTCTGA
- a CDS encoding chloride channel protein, producing MADNAETSGTISFDERSEDRTPIAPDSNYRLGTIAVLAGVIGLLAGIIAFLIYHFIGLLTNLFFYQRIAFEFVTPPNAGLPIWVVLIPAIGGLIVGLLAKYGTPRIRGHGIPEAMEAVWDNDSEVEPRVMLLKPISAAIAIGTGAPFGVEGPIIQTGGTMGSVIGQYIPTTVAERKVLLACGAAAGMAATFNTPIAGVLIAIELLLFEFRMRSFVPLSVASVIATAVRRQLLGTEPLLRIGDLSYQLLPNLPFLLVLGVILGLATVAFKRGYFAVEDLFHGFPVGNVLLPAIGGLILGVMGLFVPRVLGVGYEVTSEILQNELSIGLLLLVVIGKAIGVSVTLGTRTSGGFLAPMFVIGAGIGGAFALAVNALVPGVTLPVGLFALTGLGTLFGVAGGATFALVLFTVEVTQQFAAILPVFLVAVVADGVASIYLRNSLMTEELTRRGIDIYQEYEVDPLKRFTVAEIMDERPVTIRPDVTVAELVNELTSDEPSVARFTPETDGDQPDALDEPGESGTTPGQTSALTLHEGLPIVDPDEGLVGIVTYGDLLRASSNDGADITVAEAGTTDVVTGHPDEQLFEAAVRMSSNDLEQLPIVDRDSGDLFGLVDSQNLMASAMRQLEDEQVRETGKLDFGRGPL from the coding sequence ATGGCAGACAACGCGGAGACGTCCGGAACTATTTCGTTCGACGAGCGATCCGAGGATCGCACACCGATCGCTCCCGATTCCAACTATCGACTCGGGACGATCGCCGTGCTCGCCGGTGTCATCGGGCTTCTGGCCGGCATCATCGCGTTTCTCATCTACCATTTCATCGGCTTGCTGACGAACCTCTTCTTCTATCAACGAATCGCCTTCGAGTTCGTCACGCCGCCGAACGCGGGACTCCCGATCTGGGTCGTACTGATCCCGGCGATCGGCGGGTTGATCGTCGGACTGCTGGCGAAATACGGGACGCCGCGGATCCGCGGTCACGGCATCCCCGAGGCGATGGAGGCGGTCTGGGACAACGACAGCGAGGTCGAACCCCGCGTCATGCTGTTGAAACCGATCTCGGCCGCCATCGCCATCGGGACGGGCGCGCCGTTCGGCGTCGAGGGCCCGATCATCCAGACCGGTGGGACGATGGGATCGGTCATCGGCCAGTACATCCCCACGACGGTGGCCGAGCGAAAGGTGCTGCTGGCCTGCGGCGCGGCGGCGGGGATGGCCGCGACGTTCAACACGCCGATCGCGGGCGTGCTGATCGCCATCGAACTGCTGCTGTTCGAGTTCCGGATGCGGTCGTTCGTCCCGCTGAGCGTCGCCAGCGTTATCGCGACTGCCGTTCGTCGCCAACTCCTTGGCACGGAGCCACTCCTCCGGATCGGTGATCTGAGCTACCAGCTGCTCCCGAATCTGCCGTTTTTGCTTGTGCTCGGCGTCATCCTGGGGCTGGCGACCGTCGCCTTCAAGCGCGGCTATTTCGCGGTCGAGGACCTGTTCCACGGGTTCCCGGTCGGGAACGTGCTCCTGCCGGCGATCGGCGGCCTCATCCTCGGCGTGATGGGGCTGTTCGTCCCGCGCGTGCTCGGCGTCGGCTACGAGGTCACGAGCGAGATCCTCCAGAACGAGCTTTCCATCGGGCTGCTCCTGTTGGTCGTGATCGGGAAGGCGATCGGCGTCTCCGTGACGCTCGGGACGCGCACGTCGGGTGGCTTTCTCGCGCCGATGTTCGTCATCGGAGCCGGCATCGGCGGCGCGTTCGCGCTCGCGGTGAACGCGCTCGTCCCCGGCGTGACGCTGCCGGTCGGGCTGTTCGCGCTCACCGGTTTGGGAACCCTGTTCGGCGTCGCCGGCGGCGCGACGTTCGCGCTCGTGCTCTTCACTGTGGAGGTGACCCAGCAGTTCGCGGCCATTCTGCCGGTGTTTCTCGTCGCGGTCGTCGCCGACGGCGTGGCCTCGATCTATCTCCGCAACTCCCTGATGACCGAGGAGCTCACCCGGCGCGGGATCGACATCTACCAGGAGTACGAGGTCGATCCGCTGAAGCGCTTCACCGTCGCCGAGATCATGGACGAGCGCCCGGTGACGATCCGCCCCGACGTGACCGTCGCCGAACTGGTGAACGAACTCACCAGCGACGAGCCATCCGTCGCCCGTTTCACTCCCGAGACCGACGGTGACCAGCCGGATGCCCTCGACGAACCGGGCGAATCGGGGACGACACCCGGCCAGACATCCGCACTGACGCTTCACGAGGGGCTCCCGATCGTCGATCCCGACGAGGGTCTCGTGGGGATCGTCACTTATGGCGACCTGCTTCGGGCGAGCTCCAACGACGGCGCGGACATCACCGTCGCCGAAGCCGGGACGACCGATGTCGTCACCGGCCACCCGGACGAACAGCTGTTCGAGGCCGCCGTCCGGATGTCCTCGAACGATCTCGAACAGCTCCCGATCGTCGACCGTGACAGCGGCGATCTCTTCGGGCTGGTCGACTCGCAGAACCTGATGGCATCGGCGATGCGACAGCTCGAGGACGAGCAGGTTCGCGAGACGGGGAAGCTCGATTTCGGTCGTGGACCGCTTTGA
- a CDS encoding universal stress protein, whose translation MYDHVLLPTDGSEAAMDAENEAFEITTTNDATLHVLFVVDETAGPLNVRGGDERFEEAESEGEETVAEIGERATRAGVEDVTDVVRRGVPHEEILDYADEHCDLVVMGTRGRSGLDRQLLGSVTEKVVRRSNPSVLTVRVGSEGT comes from the coding sequence ATGTACGATCACGTACTGTTGCCGACCGACGGGAGTGAAGCGGCGATGGACGCCGAAAACGAGGCGTTCGAGATCACGACCACCAACGACGCGACGCTGCACGTGCTCTTCGTCGTCGACGAGACGGCCGGACCGCTGAACGTCCGCGGTGGCGACGAGCGCTTCGAGGAGGCCGAATCGGAAGGCGAGGAGACGGTAGCGGAGATCGGCGAGCGGGCGACACGGGCGGGTGTCGAGGACGTCACCGACGTCGTTCGACGGGGCGTGCCACACGAGGAGATCCTCGACTACGCCGACGAGCACTGCGATCTCGTCGTCATGGGGACCCGTGGTCGCAGCGGGCTCGACCGACAGCTCCTCGGTAGCGTGACCGAGAAGGTCGTCCGGCGGTCGAACCCCTCGGTCCTGACGGTACGCGTGGGCAGCGAGGGGACCTGA
- the tnpA gene encoding IS200/IS605 family transposase: protein MPKSTRHAVYELYYHIVFVPKYRQPVLVGMRQNQLETIFEEICEDKGLELAEAEIMPDHVHLFVGSPPKNAPSLLVNWLKGISARYYNQRNHDRIKWTRSYYVGTAGSISKDAIEQYIKEQEQQEGRA from the coding sequence ATGCCAAAGAGTACCCGTCACGCGGTCTACGAACTCTACTACCACATAGTGTTCGTGCCGAAGTACCGACAGCCGGTACTCGTTGGCATGAGACAGAATCAACTCGAAACGATTTTCGAGGAGATATGCGAGGACAAAGGTCTCGAATTGGCCGAGGCCGAAATCATGCCAGACCACGTTCATCTGTTCGTCGGGAGTCCGCCGAAAAACGCGCCCTCGCTGCTTGTGAACTGGCTCAAAGGCATCTCTGCACGGTACTACAATCAGCGGAATCACGACCGCATCAAGTGGACGCGCTCGTACTACGTCGGGACCGCCGGAAGCATCTCGAAGGATGCCATCGAACAGTACATCAAAGAGCAAGAACAGCAGGAGGGGCGCGCGTAG